One genomic region from Ornithinicoccus hortensis encodes:
- a CDS encoding TetR/AcrR family transcriptional regulator encodes MVDKTDSGLPRAVAIAWGTHVQPQSGPRRGLTHEKIVARAIEIADEHGLSAVTMQRLAESLGFTTMSLYRYVANKDELFLLMIGSESLLPERRPVAHEDWRVGLRAWADTLRQMYRAHPWILEITRGPTSVLLPASVVIVDEGLAAVRSLPLTDQDKISLILAVSSYISAFATLERDLAGQEELEFGPEAMAELGEVITAERLPFAGPLFLSGGYVGGPLDEESAGIESEYDFGLDLLIRGLAARFDAGDQSSTTSS; translated from the coding sequence ATGGTGGACAAGACGGACAGCGGCCTGCCCCGCGCGGTGGCCATCGCGTGGGGCACCCACGTGCAGCCGCAGAGCGGGCCGCGGCGGGGGCTGACCCACGAGAAGATCGTCGCGCGCGCGATCGAGATCGCCGACGAGCACGGCCTGTCCGCGGTCACGATGCAACGGCTGGCCGAGTCGCTCGGCTTCACCACGATGTCCCTCTACCGCTACGTGGCGAACAAGGACGAGCTGTTCCTGCTGATGATCGGCTCCGAGTCGCTGCTCCCGGAGCGGCGGCCGGTGGCCCACGAGGACTGGCGGGTGGGCCTGCGCGCCTGGGCCGACACGCTGCGGCAGATGTACCGCGCCCACCCGTGGATCCTGGAGATCACCCGGGGGCCGACCTCGGTGCTGCTGCCGGCCTCGGTGGTCATCGTCGACGAGGGACTGGCTGCCGTCCGGTCGCTACCCCTGACCGACCAGGACAAGATCTCCCTCATCCTCGCGGTGAGCTCCTACATCTCGGCGTTCGCGACGCTGGAGCGGGACCTCGCCGGCCAGGAGGAGCTGGAGTTCGGTCCCGAGGCGATGGCCGAGCTGGGCGAGGTGATCACGGCCGAGCGGCTGCCCTTCGCGGGCCCGCTGTTCCTCTCGGGCGGGTATGTCGGGGGGCCGCTCGACGAGGAGTCGGCCGGGATCGAGTCCGAGTACGACTTCGGCCTCGACCTGCTGATCCGCGGCCTCGCCGCGCGGTTCGACGCGGGGGATCAGTCCTCGACCACCAGTTCGTAG
- a CDS encoding ATP-binding cassette domain-containing protein gives MSYTDNPVIELEGVTKQYGATPVLTGIDLTLAPGVHALLGPNGAGKTTLVNILTTLVPPDSGTVCILGMDTRTRGADIRRRISVTGQFAAVDDVLTGQENLVMMGRLLGLPASRARVRARELLDRFDLAAAAGRRVATYSGGMRRRLDLAVSLIWPPEVLFLDEPTTGLDTRSRLVLWQQIRELAGEGTTVFLTTQYLEEADQLAQQIAVLDQGLIVAQGSASHLKGLVGREVVRVLDADGAAVREVPTDGSAGDLARISAEAAAQLPGARVEVHRPTLDDAFLKLTGRRTVPDDDGAADRGHELAGAGVAR, from the coding sequence ATGTCATACACAGATAACCCCGTCATCGAGCTCGAGGGCGTCACCAAGCAGTACGGCGCCACCCCGGTCCTCACCGGCATCGACCTGACCCTGGCCCCCGGCGTGCACGCCCTGCTCGGCCCGAACGGCGCGGGCAAGACCACCCTGGTCAACATCCTCACCACCCTGGTCCCGCCGGACTCGGGCACGGTGTGCATCCTCGGGATGGACACCCGCACCCGGGGCGCCGACATCCGGCGCCGGATCAGCGTCACCGGGCAGTTCGCCGCCGTCGACGACGTCCTCACCGGGCAGGAGAACCTGGTGATGATGGGTCGCCTGCTCGGCCTGCCCGCCTCTCGCGCCCGGGTCCGGGCCCGGGAGCTGCTCGACCGCTTCGACCTCGCGGCCGCCGCCGGCCGGCGGGTCGCGACCTACTCCGGCGGTATGCGTCGCCGCCTCGACCTGGCGGTGAGCCTGATCTGGCCGCCGGAGGTGCTCTTCCTGGACGAGCCCACCACGGGCCTGGACACCCGCAGCCGGTTGGTGCTGTGGCAGCAGATCCGCGAACTGGCCGGCGAGGGGACGACCGTCTTCCTCACCACGCAGTACCTGGAGGAGGCCGACCAGCTCGCCCAGCAGATCGCCGTGCTGGACCAGGGGCTGATCGTGGCCCAGGGCAGCGCCAGCCACCTCAAGGGGCTGGTCGGCCGCGAGGTCGTGCGCGTCCTCGACGCCGACGGAGCAGCGGTGCGCGAGGTCCCGACCGACGGGTCGGCCGGCGACCTGGCCCGGATCAGCGCCGAGGCCGCGGCGCAGCTGCCCGGGGCCCGCGTCGAGGTGCATCGCCCCACCCTGGACGACGCCTTCCTCAAGCTCACCGGACGCCGGACGGTGCCCGACGACGACGGTGCCGCAGACCGGGGCCACGAGCTGGCCGGGGCGGGGGTGGCCCGGTGA
- a CDS encoding ABC transporter permease: MSTTILTVAPAPGSGPLTASRVFVGRAVRHSLRDVEAMLMAVILPVMLMLMFTYVFGGAMAPSGAYADYLDYIVPGIVLTCAGFGAAATAVGVSQDLTTGTINRLRTMPLPSATVLVGHTVASLARNLLATAVVLLVAVAIGFRPDAGPAQWLGAVGLLAFYILAITAVFAMLGLVAHSPEAANGYGFVLLFLPYVSSAFVPVAGMPGWLQGFAGHQPITPVVEATRALLAGASPGSDALVAVAWCTGIVVLAVALTAYLFPRRVAR, from the coding sequence GTGAGCACCACGATCCTCACCGTCGCGCCGGCCCCCGGGTCGGGCCCGCTGACCGCCTCCCGCGTCTTCGTGGGTCGTGCCGTGCGGCACAGCCTGCGGGACGTCGAGGCGATGCTGATGGCCGTCATCCTGCCGGTGATGCTCATGCTGATGTTCACCTACGTCTTCGGCGGCGCCATGGCACCCTCCGGGGCGTATGCCGACTACCTGGACTACATCGTGCCCGGGATCGTGCTCACCTGCGCCGGGTTCGGCGCGGCCGCCACCGCCGTCGGGGTGAGCCAGGACCTGACGACCGGGACGATCAACCGGCTGCGCACCATGCCGCTGCCCAGCGCCACGGTGCTGGTGGGGCACACCGTCGCCAGCCTGGCCCGCAACCTGCTCGCCACCGCGGTGGTGCTGCTCGTGGCCGTCGCGATCGGCTTCCGCCCGGACGCCGGCCCCGCCCAGTGGCTGGGCGCCGTCGGCCTGCTCGCCTTCTACATCCTGGCGATCACCGCGGTCTTCGCCATGCTCGGGCTGGTCGCGCACTCCCCGGAAGCGGCCAACGGCTACGGCTTCGTCCTGCTGTTCCTGCCCTACGTCTCCAGCGCGTTCGTGCCGGTCGCCGGCATGCCGGGCTGGCTGCAGGGGTTCGCCGGCCACCAGCCGATCACCCCCGTGGTCGAGGCGACGCGGGCCCTGCTGGCCGGGGCCTCCCCCGGATCCGACGCGCTCGTGGCGGTGGCCTGGTGCACCGGGATCGTCGTCCTCGCGGTGGCGCTCACGGCATACCTGTTCCCCCGACGGGTGGCCCGCTGA